The following are encoded in a window of Polycladomyces subterraneus genomic DNA:
- the pyrE gene encoding orotate phosphoribosyltransferase, with product MAWDVREAIQRTGVLKEGHFLLSSGRHSAQYMQCAQLLQHPEEAEQAGRALANLFRDEKVDLVIGPALGGVIIAHEVARALGVRCLFAERQNGEMTLRRGFKIQPGERVLIVEDVVTTGGSVMEVVRLVQAAGGRVVGIGSIVDRSGGSTPFDVPYRALLPYEIPSYNPEACPLCKEGIPAIKPGSRMVKAG from the coding sequence ATGGCGTGGGATGTACGTGAAGCCATTCAGCGGACGGGCGTGTTGAAAGAAGGCCATTTCCTTCTCTCCTCCGGCCGGCACAGCGCCCAATACATGCAGTGCGCACAATTGTTGCAACACCCGGAGGAGGCGGAGCAGGCTGGAAGGGCACTGGCCAATCTGTTTCGGGATGAAAAGGTGGATTTGGTGATCGGACCGGCGTTGGGCGGTGTGATCATCGCCCACGAAGTGGCGCGGGCACTCGGGGTACGGTGTCTGTTCGCCGAACGACAAAACGGGGAAATGACTCTGCGCCGTGGCTTCAAAATCCAACCCGGCGAGCGTGTTCTTATCGTCGAAGACGTAGTGACCACGGGCGGATCGGTGATGGAAGTGGTGCGTCTGGTTCAAGCGGCGGGCGGACGGGTGGTCGGGATCGGCTCCATCGTCGACCGTAGTGGCGGCAGCACTCCGTTTGACGTGCCGTATCGGGCGTTGCTGCCGTATGAAATCCCCAGCTACAATCCAGAGGCATGCCCGTTGTGCAAGGAAGGCATCCCCGCGATCAAACCGGGCAGTCGCATGG
- the pyrF gene encoding orotidine-5'-phosphate decarboxylase produces MTASTGQSVPTIIIALDLPTQDAAESFLSRWPREKRPFLKVGMQLFYATGPAWVARLKERGYPVFLDLKLHDIPHTVYHAVKSVANLGVDMLTLHVGGGVSMMAAAREAAEASGAGTMRLVGVTQLTSTDRRTMNEEIGIPGTVGDCVRRYAGLAAQAGLHGVVCSGWEVPMVKQAMREASVEGIAVVPGIRPQGVASDDQKRVMTPEQAVQNGADYLVVGRAVLRADDPVRAYEQIQQDITKARRI; encoded by the coding sequence ATGACAGCTTCAACCGGCCAATCCGTTCCCACCATCATCATCGCACTGGACTTGCCGACGCAGGATGCGGCCGAATCGTTCCTGTCACGGTGGCCCAGGGAGAAACGTCCGTTTCTCAAAGTGGGCATGCAGTTGTTTTACGCCACGGGTCCCGCATGGGTGGCCAGATTGAAAGAGCGGGGGTATCCGGTGTTTCTCGATCTGAAATTGCACGATATTCCCCATACTGTTTATCATGCCGTGAAATCTGTCGCCAACCTGGGAGTGGATATGCTCACCCTCCATGTGGGAGGCGGCGTCTCCATGATGGCCGCGGCGCGGGAAGCGGCAGAGGCGTCTGGAGCGGGCACCATGCGGTTGGTCGGCGTCACCCAACTCACATCCACTGATCGCCGGACGATGAACGAGGAGATCGGCATTCCGGGCACAGTGGGGGATTGCGTCCGGCGATATGCGGGGCTGGCTGCCCAAGCGGGCCTGCACGGGGTGGTTTGTTCCGGTTGGGAAGTGCCGATGGTCAAACAAGCCATGCGGGAAGCGAGCGTGGAAGGGATCGCGGTGGTGCCCGGCATCCGGCCACAGGGGGTAGCATCCGATGACCAGAAACGGGTGATGACACCGGAGCAGGCAGTACAGAACGGCGCTGATTATTTGGTGGTAGGCCGGGCTGTTTTGCGAGCGGATGATCCGGTGCGCGCATACGAACAGATCCAACAGGATATCACAAAAGCGAGGAGGATATGA